A portion of the Tamandua tetradactyla isolate mTamTet1 chromosome 16, mTamTet1.pri, whole genome shotgun sequence genome contains these proteins:
- the GPI gene encoding glucose-6-phosphate isomerase isoform X2, with product MQMLVELAKSRGVEAAREHMFNGEKINFTENRAVLHIALRNRSNTPILVDGKDVMPEVNRVLEKMKTFCQRVQSGDWKGFTGKAITDVVNIGIGGSDLGPFMVTEALKPYSAGRPRVWFVSNIDGTHIAKTLACLNPETSLFIIASKTFTTQETITNAETAKEWLLMSAKDPSAVAKHFVALSTNTVKVKEFGIDPQNMFEFWDWVGGRYSLWSAIGLSIALHVGFDNFEQLLSGAHWMDQHFRTAPLEKNVPIVLALLGVWYINFFGCETQAVLPYDQYLHRFAAYFQQGDMESNGKYITKSGNRVDYQTGPILWGEPGTNGQHAFYQLIHQGTRMIPCDFLIPVQTQHPIRKGLHHKILLANFLAQTEALMKGKTTDEARKEFQAAGKSAEDIEKLLPHKVFEGNRPSNSIVFTKLTPFILGALIAMYEHKIFVQGVIWDINSFDQWGVELGKQLAKKIEPELDSSSPVTSHDSSTNGLISFIKQQQV from the exons GCCAAGTCCAGGGGTGTGGAGGCCGCCCGGGAGCACATGTTCAATGGTGAGAAGATTAACTTCACCGAG AACCGGGCAGTGTTACACATTGCCCTGCGGAACCGGTCAAACACGCCCATTCTGGTAGATGGCAAGGATGTGATGCCGGAGGTCAACAGGGTCCTGGAAAAGATGAAGACTTTTTGCCAG CGTGTCCAAAGTGGAGACTGGAAGGGGTTCACAGGCAAGGCCATCACAGATGTTGTCAACATCGGCATTGGCGGCTCTGACCTG GGACCCTTCATGGTAACTGAAGCCCTTAAGCCATACTCTGCAGGACGCCCCCGGGTCTGGTTTGTCTCCAATATTGATGGGACCCACATTGCCAAAACCCTGGCCTGCCTGAACCCTGAGACCTCCCTGTTCATCATCGCCTCCAAG ACCTTCACCACCCAGGAGACCATCACTAATGCAGAGACAGCCAAGGAGTGGCTCCTCATGTCGGCCAAGGAT CCTTCTGCGGTGGCGAAGCACTTTGTTGCCCTGTCTACCAACACG GTCAAAGTGAAGGAATTTGGAATTGATCCTCAAAACATGTTCGAGTTCTGGGAT TGGGTCGGAGGCCGGTACTCTCTGTGGTCAGCCATCGGACTCTCCATTGCCCTGCACGTGG GTTTTGACAACTTTGAGCAGCTGCTCTCGGGGGCTCACTGGATG GACCAGCACTTCCGCACGGCACCCCTGGAGAAGAACGTTCCCATTGTGCTGGCCCTGCTGGGTGTCTGGTACATCAACTTCTTTGGGTGTGAGACGCAGGCTGTGCTGCCCTATGACCAGTATCTACATCGCTTTGCTGCCTATTTCCAGCAG GGTGACATGGAGTCCAATGGGAAGTACATCACCAAGTCTGGCAACCGTGTGGACTACCAGACAGGCCCCATTTTGTGGGGGGAGCCTGGGACCAACGGCCAGCATGCCTTCTACCAGCTTATCCACCAAG GCACCAGGATGATTCCCTGTGACTTCCTCATCCCGGTCCAGACCCAGCACCCAATACGGAAGGGCTTGCATCACAAG ATCCTCCTGGCCAACTTCTTGGCCCAGACTGAGGCCCTCATGAAGGGGAAAACGACTGACGAGGCCCGGAAGGAGTTCCAGGCTGCGGGGAAGAGTGCAGAGGACATTGAAAAGCTGTTGCCGCACAAG GTCTTTGAAGGAAATCGCCCAAGCAACTCCATCGTGTTCACTAAGCTCACCCCTTTCATTCTTGGAGCTTTGATTG CCATGTATGAGCACAAGATCTTCGTACAGGGCGTCATCTGGGACATCAACAGCTTTGACCAGTGGGG AGTGGAGCTGGGGAAGCAGCTGGCTAAAAAAATTGAGCCTGAGCTTGACAGTAGCAGCCCGGTGACCTCTCATGATTCTTCCACCAATGGGCTGATCAGCTTCATCAAGCAGCAGCAAGTGTGA